The Nicotiana tabacum cultivar K326 chromosome 14, ASM71507v2, whole genome shotgun sequence genome contains a region encoding:
- the LOC107787533 gene encoding pyruvate kinase isozyme A, chloroplastic-like, with protein sequence MSHVLNFLVSSSSCSPTTFATSKRPAFPVSAVRSRLPVKTFLRTPIVIASASENGSGVIRSSATQVHDTYNAVADFEVDAVTEAELKENGFRSTRRTKLICTIGPATCGIEQLEALAVGGMNVARINMCHGTREWHRMVIERVRRLNEEKGFAVAIMMDTEGSEIHMGDLGGASSAKAEDGEIWTFTVRAFDSPIPRHTINVNYDGFAEDVKVGDELLIDGGMVRFEVIQKIGPDVKCLCTDPGLLLPRANLTFWRDAKLVSERNAMLPTISSKDWLDIDFGIAEGVDFIAISFVKSAEVIKHLKSYIKAHSPNSDIAVIAKIESIDSLKNLEEIIQASDGAMVARGDLGAQIPLEQVPSEQQRIVQLCRQLNKPVIVASQLLESMIEYPIPTRAEVADISEAVRQRGDALMLSGESAMGQYPEKALSVLRSASLRIERSWREQKHHEVIELPSIASSFTGSISEEICNSAAKMANNLEVDALFVYTKNGHMASLLSRCRPDCPIFAFTTTTSVRRRLNLQWGLTPFRLSFSNDMESNLNKTFSLLKARGMVRSGDLIIAVSDMLQSVQVMNVP encoded by the exons ATGTCACACGTTTTGAACTTTTTGGTTTCTTCCTCTTCCTGCTCGCCTACGACCTTCGCAACCTCAAAACGACCAGCATTTCCTGTCTCCGCCGTCCGTTCACGGTTACCGGTGAAGACATTTCTACGTACACCAATCGTAATAGCTTCAGCTTCAGAGAACGGTTCGGGAGTGATACGATCAAGTGCGACGCAGGTGCATGATACTTACAATGCGGTCGCGGATTTTGAGGTGGACGCGGTGACGGaggcggagttgaaggagaatgGTTTCAGGAGTACGCGAAGGACGAAGCTGATATGTACGATCGGGCCAGCGACGTGCGGGATTGAGCAGTTGGAGGCGTTAGCTGTGGGAGGAATGAACGTTGCGCGGATCAATATGTgtcatggaactcgggaatggcATCGTATGGTGATCGAGAGAGTTCGGAGGTTGAATGAGGAGAAAGGCTTCGCGGTCGCCATAATGATGGACACTGAAGGTAGCGAGATTCATATGGGAGATCTCGGTGGCGCTTCATCGGCTAAAGCTGAG GATGGGGAAATTTGGACTTTCACTGTTCGAGCATTTGATTCACCAATCCCGCGACACACCATTAATGTTAACTATGATGGATTTGCTGAAG ATGTGAAAGTGGGTGACGAGCTACTAATAGACGGTGGAATGGTGAGGTTTGAAGTGATTCAGAAAATTGGTCCAGATGTTAAGTGTCTATGTACAGATCCTGGACTTCTATTACCTCGGGCCAATTTGACATTTTGGCGGGATGCTAAATTAGTAAGCGAACGCAATGCAATGCTTCCGACTATTTCTTCAAAG GATTGGCTAGACATCGACTTTGGGATTGCTGAGGGCGTTGATTTCATTGCTATATCATTTGTCAAATCTGCTGAAGTCATTAAGCATCTTAAGAGTTACATTAAAGCCCACTCTCCTAATTC TGATATTGCCGTAATTGCAAAGATAGAGAGCATTGACTCATTGAAGAACTTGGAAGAGATAATTCAGGCATCAGATGGAGCTATGGTGGCAAGAGGAGATCTTGGTGCTCAAATTCCGCTTGAACAGGTCCCATCAGAACAGCAAAGGATTGTTCAGTTATGCAGGCAGCTTAATAAGCCTGTTATAGTAGCCTCCCAGCTGCTTGAATCTATGATTGAATACCCTATTCCAACTAGAGCCGAAGTGGCTGATATTTCTGAAGCAGTTAGGCAAAGGGGGGATGCTTTGATGCTCTCTGGTGAGTCAGCCATGGGCCAGTACCCTGAGAAGGCATTGAGTGTTCTAAGAAGTGCTAGTTTGAGAATTGAAAGAAGCTGGAGAGAACAAAAACACCATGAAGTTATTGAACTACCATCCATAGCGTCTTCCTTTACTGGCAGTATTTCAGAGGAGATTTGCAACTCTGCTGCCAAGATGG CTAACAATTTGGAAGTTGATGCTCTTTTTGTTTACACCAAAAACGGACACATGGCTTCTCTCTTGTCACGATGTCGTCCTGACTGCCCAATTTTTGCATTTACAACCACAACATCTGTACGTAGACGCCTGAACCTGCAATGGGGTCTGACACCTTTCCGCTTGAGTTTCTCCAACGATATGGAAAGCaacctcaacaaaacattctCCTTGTTAAAAGCTCGGGGCATGGTCAGATCAGGTGACCTTATCATTGCTGTTTCTGATATGCTGCAGTCCGTTCAAGTTATGAATGTTCCATGA
- the LOC107773363 gene encoding uncharacterized protein LOC107773363, giving the protein MGGFISRFWFMMFPAKEYKIVVVGLDNAGKTTTLYKLHLGEVVTTNPTVGSNVEELVYKNIRFEVWDLGGQERLRTSWATYYRGTHAVIAVIDSTDRARISIMKDELFRLLPHEDLQSAVLLVFANKQDLKDAMTPAEITDALSLHSIKNHDWHIQACSALTGDGLYDGLGWIAQRVPGKAPT; this is encoded by the exons ATGGGAGGTTTCATATCGAGATTCTGGTTCATGATGTTTCCAGCAAAAGAGTACAAGATCGTTGTAGTTGGATTGGATAACGCCGGTAAAACGACGACGCTTTACAAGTTGCATTTAGGAGAGGTGGTTACTACAAATCCTACTGTTGGTAGTAATGTTGAGGAGCTTGTTTATAAGAACATACGATTTGAG gTCTGGGATCTTGGTGGGCAAGAAAGACTGAGGACATCATGGGCAACTTACTATCGCGGAACTCATGCTGTCATTGCAGTTATTGATAGCACTGACAGAGCCAGGATTTCCATTATGAAGGACGAGTTGTTCAGGTTGCTCCCACACGAGGATCTGCAAAGTGCGGTTCTACTAGTCTTTGCGAACAAACAGGACCTTAAAGATGCCATGACCCCTGCAGAGATAACCGATGCGCTTTCCCTTCATAGCATCAAGAACCATGATTGGCATATTCAAGCCTGCAGTGCCTTGACTGGTGACGGTTTATACGATGGTTTAGGGTGGATTGCACAGCGAGTTCCTGGTAAAGCACCAACCTAG
- the LOC107773364 gene encoding uncharacterized protein LOC107773364 has translation MLRVSTWPKYSLIKRIILIANTKSSLSLLQISNNSLLGLRQMSQKAEPKNQNMPGQHEKLPSDFPTTTTPPITTTTDPPPAVADSPFVPDFDAIPPIRPGEDPPTPSPSPTAPRIDSPEFSEPPNTSPPSQEAPRPPTSPPGLPEAFPPHAPDVLPPKPPESGEQIR, from the exons atgctGAGAGTTTCAACTTGGCCCAAGTACTCCTTAATAAAAAGAATCATTCTTATAGCCAACACAAAATCTTCATTATCCCTACTTCAAATTTCGAATAATTCACTACTCGGGCTTAGACAAATGAGCCAGAAGGCAGAGCCAAAGAATCAAAATATGCCTGGCCAACATGAAAAACTTCCATCTGATTTTCCTACTACCACAACGCCACCAATCACCACAACCACCGATCCGCCACCGGCGGTGGCGGATTCACCTTTTGTACCAGATTTTGATGCTATTCCACCCATAAGACCAG GTGAAGACCCCCCAACGCCATCGCCGTCGCCAACTGCACCACGAATTGACAGTCCAGAATTTTCTGAACCGCCGAACACCTCGCCGCCTAGCCAAGAAGCACCACGGCCACCGACTTCGCCACCTGGACTGCCGGAAGCGTTTCCACCACACGCTCCGGATGTCTTGCCTCCTAAACCTCCAGAATCTGGAGAGCAAATTAGATAA